Proteins from a genomic interval of Sphingobacterium sp. SYP-B4668:
- a CDS encoding acyltransferase family protein, whose product MKQRYYSLDVFRGATVALMIMVNNPGSWSHMFAPLKHASWHGCTPTDLVFPFFLFAVGNAMSFVMPRLQEAGPSVFWKKVLKRTVLIFAIGVFINWWPFVQWSGDMLAFKQWAYADDPMRGVRILGVLQRIALAYCFASIIAYYFKERAIIWISAAILLVYWGICAYLGAPQDPYSLQGWFGTAYDVQILGTAHIYKGEGVPFDPEGLMSTLPAVIQVVLGYLAGTYIKKQGQVDWLWKKVPLSQEPHFKLLSGLFVTGFILLVLAWTWSLGFPINKKIWTSSYVLYTTGLGMMTIGGMIWYIEVQGVKNKLTKFFDVFGKNPLFIFVLSGILPRLVGLIRIPNGVNDGGEPLYTNAFSWFYQHVCAKVPGPPEVGSFVYSLCFLALMWGICYVLDKRKIYIKV is encoded by the coding sequence ATGAAACAACGCTATTATTCATTAGATGTTTTCCGTGGTGCTACAGTAGCACTGATGATCATGGTTAACAACCCCGGCTCGTGGAGCCATATGTTTGCTCCACTGAAGCATGCATCATGGCATGGCTGTACGCCTACGGATTTGGTCTTTCCCTTCTTTTTATTTGCGGTGGGAAATGCTATGTCTTTCGTAATGCCTCGTTTGCAAGAAGCTGGGCCATCGGTATTTTGGAAGAAAGTATTGAAGCGGACGGTACTGATCTTTGCGATTGGAGTTTTTATCAATTGGTGGCCATTCGTTCAGTGGTCAGGAGATATGTTGGCGTTTAAGCAATGGGCGTATGCGGACGATCCCATGCGAGGGGTGAGGATATTGGGAGTCTTACAGCGGATAGCTCTTGCTTATTGTTTTGCGTCTATTATAGCTTATTATTTTAAAGAGCGAGCCATTATTTGGATATCGGCTGCGATTTTGTTAGTGTATTGGGGTATATGTGCATATTTGGGTGCTCCGCAGGACCCCTACAGTCTGCAGGGCTGGTTTGGGACAGCTTATGATGTTCAAATCTTAGGAACGGCCCATATCTATAAAGGTGAGGGGGTGCCGTTTGATCCGGAAGGACTCATGAGTACGCTTCCAGCGGTGATACAGGTGGTGTTGGGATATTTGGCTGGAACTTACATCAAAAAACAAGGACAGGTTGATTGGCTTTGGAAGAAGGTGCCGCTATCGCAGGAGCCTCATTTTAAATTGCTATCCGGACTTTTTGTAACAGGGTTTATACTATTGGTATTGGCTTGGACATGGTCTTTGGGCTTTCCTATCAATAAAAAGATATGGACGAGTTCGTACGTACTTTATACTACAGGGCTGGGAATGATGACGATTGGAGGTATGATTTGGTATATTGAAGTGCAAGGGGTCAAAAATAAGCTGACCAAGTTCTTTGATGTTTTTGGTAAAAATCCATTGTTCATATTCGTGCTTAGCGGTATCTTACCTCGATTGGTAGGTTTGATAAGGATTCCGAATGGCGTGAACGATGGGGGAGAGCCTTTGTATACTAATGCCTTCAGCTGGTTTTACCAACATGTATGCGCTAAGGTTCCTGGGCCACCGGAAGTGGGGTCTTTTGTCTATTCCTTATGTTTCTTGGCTTTAATGTGGGGAATCTGTTATGTGTTGGACAAACGGAAGATATATATCAAAGTGTAG
- the rpsO gene encoding 30S ribosomal protein S15 yields MYLSKEYKADIFAEFAGAATNTGSAEGQVALFTKRIAHLTGHLKKNRKDFATQRSLQMLVGKRRSLLAYLHKKDIERYRAIIKGLGLRDIIK; encoded by the coding sequence ATGTATTTAAGTAAAGAGTACAAAGCGGATATTTTCGCAGAATTTGCTGGCGCAGCAACTAACACAGGGTCTGCGGAAGGTCAAGTGGCTTTATTCACAAAGAGAATTGCTCACTTAACAGGGCATTTGAAAAAAAACAGAAAAGACTTTGCAACACAACGTTCACTACAGATGTTAGTGGGTAAACGTCGTTCTTTGTTGGCTTATCTGCACAAAAAGGATATTGAAAGATACCGTGCTATCATCAAAGGCTTAGGCTTACGTGATATCATCAAATAG
- a CDS encoding ROK family protein — translation MEKTNYGLKELVISLLYYDKSYSIADLSVLIGKSIPSTTKLINELADANIIIEDGLAPSTGGRRPLRYTINGNLDKFILSVAVDQHYSRAVVYNLANQERTPIFTIENHLDNPETAFPNIVNVMKQALEHGAFDYTNIIGIGISMPGFVDNRQGTNGSYKDKNEELYHIKREIENEFKLPTFIENDSTAIAIAEQNFGKAKDTSHSLIINIGWGVGLGIIVDNKLFRGYSGYAGEFSHIPLSDSGKLCSCGKKGCLEVEASLSAAVEFAEEQLENGDKSPLKEFFQQDQLEKSETLIKSALNGDQLAIYSLNKSGYMLGKGIATLIHIMNPQKVILSGRGSRAGQILMPQIQTAINEFCIPKIAQKTTIEVSELKNNAQLIGSACIVLEYSLPQFVNLN, via the coding sequence ATGGAAAAAACCAATTACGGACTTAAAGAACTTGTTATAAGCTTATTGTATTACGACAAATCGTATTCCATTGCAGATCTGAGCGTACTTATTGGAAAAAGTATCCCCAGCACAACTAAGCTTATAAATGAACTTGCAGATGCCAATATCATAATCGAGGATGGGTTAGCTCCATCGACTGGAGGGCGTAGACCACTTAGGTATACTATTAATGGAAACCTGGATAAGTTTATACTTTCAGTGGCTGTAGACCAACATTACAGCCGAGCTGTTGTCTACAATCTAGCAAATCAAGAACGTACACCTATTTTTACCATTGAAAATCATCTGGATAATCCCGAAACTGCCTTTCCCAATATAGTAAACGTCATGAAACAAGCTTTAGAGCATGGCGCATTCGATTATACAAATATTATCGGCATTGGAATTAGTATGCCAGGATTTGTCGACAACCGGCAAGGAACAAATGGCTCGTATAAAGATAAAAACGAGGAACTCTATCATATTAAGCGTGAAATCGAAAACGAATTCAAACTACCAACTTTCATTGAAAATGATTCAACAGCTATTGCTATAGCCGAGCAGAATTTCGGAAAAGCTAAAGATACTTCACATTCACTTATCATCAATATTGGTTGGGGGGTTGGCTTAGGTATCATCGTTGATAATAAGCTTTTCAGAGGTTATAGCGGGTATGCGGGTGAATTCAGCCATATCCCCCTTTCAGATAGTGGCAAACTGTGTTCTTGCGGCAAAAAAGGATGTCTCGAGGTTGAAGCTTCCTTATCAGCTGCAGTAGAATTTGCGGAAGAACAACTTGAAAATGGGGACAAGTCTCCGTTAAAAGAATTCTTCCAACAGGATCAACTTGAAAAAAGTGAAACCTTAATCAAATCGGCATTAAATGGTGACCAATTGGCTATCTACTCCCTCAATAAATCAGGCTATATGCTCGGGAAGGGCATTGCCACACTGATACACATTATGAATCCCCAGAAAGTAATTTTAAGTGGACGAGGATCTAGGGCAGGCCAAATCTTGATGCCTCAGATCCAGACTGCTATCAATGAATTTTGCATACCAAAAATCGCTCAAAAAACCACTATAGAGGTTTCCGAACTTAAAAATAATGCACAGCTTATTGGATCTGCATGCATTGTATTGGAATATTCATTACCACAATTTGTTAACCTTAATTAA
- a CDS encoding DUF493 domain-containing protein → MSNLKNINIQDIPDGGDNQQDFYATFKERLQDVETFPTDYTYKFILPKDEEQFNLIKDIFAKKDAKFSVKESKTGKYNSITVVVNASDADEVVKYYQEVSKLKGIIMM, encoded by the coding sequence ATGAGTAATTTAAAAAACATAAACATTCAGGATATCCCTGATGGTGGTGACAACCAACAAGATTTCTATGCTACCTTTAAAGAAAGATTGCAAGATGTAGAGACCTTTCCCACAGATTACACTTACAAATTCATTCTTCCAAAGGACGAGGAGCAATTTAATCTAATCAAGGACATCTTTGCCAAGAAGGATGCAAAATTTTCTGTCAAAGAATCCAAGACTGGCAAATACAATTCCATCACGGTGGTGGTCAACGCCAGCGATGCTGATGAGGTAGTCAAATATTATCAAGAAGTATCTAAGCTGAAAGGCATTATCATGATGTAA
- a CDS encoding SusC/RagA family TonB-linked outer membrane protein, translated as MKQFYHTCCTIMLISIISISSVFAQQTVTGKVTDANGNVPGVTVSVKGTNRGTQTGTDGNYTIQASSGETLRYSIVGYAPQEIVVGTTKTINVTLMEDAGALEEVVVTAMGVKKEKRSLGYSFQEIKGEDLTAARENNIANALAGKVSNLQVIKGSNGPSSSSKIILRGFNSLNGDNQPLIVVDGVPMDNFVGASNNDFWNPSADMGSGLGDLNPEDIESMSVLKGGAASALYGSRASNGVILITTKTGKAKEGVGISYSTITGIENIFMTPELQSDFSQGAGGIYGRLATTSWGEKISGQEVDMWDGSKTKLQAYDNLNNFFKTGFNTTQNINFQQAVSDKTNLYTSATYLHDNSKTPGMKLNRLNLINRVTSKFGERNQWSTDVKVQYMKNMAYNRAVGGQNGGNYYAQALLFPRSLDLTQFKEGMDVLGTEQTWYLEDSGINPYWAAHNKLSNDTRDRYLMNATVKYDFNDWLSADARFGTDTYTTKYDSKTYTGSHINNSYSNGTDKFFENNYILSLHAKKDNLFGKWGGNASLYGQIMERDRNSLSASAGSLRVPNLFTLGNSIGNPGVSESISRKQINSLYANVELNYDNVWYVSVTGRNDWTSTLHPDNNSYFYPSISTSLVLSDLINKGDGHMPSWFNFAKIRASYAETGRDMDPYQLYNTYSIGNDPNNNTTASKRSTLYDAGVVNELLKSIELGFDTRFLDNRIGLDFTYYKNNSTNQLINIPMNNLSGYGGFRANAGNILNEGLELVLSADILRNPNGLRWNMNANISKNINKIIEFHKDVKQSKLGGIENVGVFAEEGKYYGAIYGSKFLRVEDEASPHFGKMILMNTGLPQKAVGIHHLGDQTAKALVGLTNSFGYKNFGLSFQIDGRFGGKFFSGTQRALQLSGSSKETVVNGAREKFVVDGVILKDGNYSKSEVAVNPEDYWNAVAGPDNLGITEQNLYNATNVRIRNAQISYSIPSKSLKSSMVKSAKFGLSVNNLAMLKSYGNGVDPESTFALSSNAVGFEYLSFPTSRSYFLNISLGF; from the coding sequence ATGAAACAATTCTATCACACATGTTGCACAATCATGCTTATATCGATCATATCGATATCAAGCGTATTTGCACAGCAAACTGTTACCGGAAAAGTAACGGATGCAAATGGAAATGTACCTGGCGTCACAGTGAGCGTCAAAGGGACCAATCGGGGTACACAAACAGGAACTGACGGGAATTACACTATCCAAGCAAGTTCAGGAGAAACCCTACGTTATTCAATAGTGGGTTATGCTCCACAGGAAATTGTTGTTGGAACGACCAAAACAATTAATGTTACTCTTATGGAAGATGCAGGTGCTCTCGAAGAGGTGGTTGTTACTGCAATGGGTGTAAAAAAAGAAAAAAGATCTCTGGGCTATTCCTTTCAAGAAATCAAGGGTGAGGATTTAACCGCAGCTCGCGAAAACAATATAGCAAATGCGCTCGCAGGTAAGGTCTCTAACCTACAGGTAATAAAGGGTTCTAACGGACCTTCATCGTCTTCAAAAATCATCTTAAGAGGTTTTAACTCTTTAAATGGAGATAATCAACCTTTAATTGTAGTCGACGGTGTACCAATGGACAATTTCGTTGGAGCTTCCAATAATGATTTCTGGAATCCTTCAGCTGATATGGGAAGCGGCTTAGGAGATTTAAACCCAGAGGATATTGAAAGCATGTCAGTACTAAAAGGGGGAGCTGCCTCCGCGCTCTACGGGTCAAGAGCATCCAATGGTGTAATTCTGATTACGACAAAAACAGGAAAAGCTAAAGAGGGTGTAGGAATATCTTATTCAACCATCACAGGCATCGAAAATATTTTCATGACTCCTGAACTTCAAAGTGACTTCTCTCAGGGTGCAGGTGGCATATATGGAAGATTAGCAACCACTTCTTGGGGAGAAAAGATTTCCGGGCAGGAGGTTGACATGTGGGACGGATCAAAAACGAAACTGCAAGCCTACGACAACCTAAACAACTTTTTTAAGACAGGATTTAACACAACTCAAAACATCAACTTTCAACAAGCTGTATCTGACAAAACCAACCTATATACATCCGCAACTTACCTTCACGATAATAGCAAAACTCCGGGTATGAAGTTGAATAGATTGAATTTAATCAATCGCGTAACCTCTAAATTTGGCGAGCGTAATCAGTGGAGTACCGATGTCAAGGTACAATATATGAAAAACATGGCCTACAATAGAGCCGTTGGGGGTCAGAATGGAGGCAACTATTATGCACAAGCTTTGCTCTTTCCTCGTTCACTTGATCTTACCCAATTTAAGGAAGGCATGGATGTACTTGGAACAGAACAAACATGGTATTTAGAAGATTCGGGCATCAATCCCTACTGGGCAGCTCACAATAAACTAAGCAACGATACTCGTGATAGATATTTGATGAATGCCACCGTTAAATATGATTTTAATGACTGGTTAAGTGCCGATGCCCGTTTTGGCACAGATACCTACACTACTAAATATGACTCAAAAACATATACAGGTAGTCATATCAACAATTCCTATTCTAATGGAACAGACAAATTCTTTGAAAACAATTATATATTGAGTTTACACGCCAAGAAGGATAATCTATTTGGAAAATGGGGAGGAAATGCCTCTTTGTATGGACAGATAATGGAAAGGGACCGTAATTCATTAAGTGCCTCAGCAGGAAGTCTACGCGTTCCAAATCTGTTCACTTTAGGAAATTCTATCGGCAACCCTGGAGTCTCTGAATCCATTAGTCGCAAACAAATAAATTCCCTATATGCCAATGTTGAGTTGAATTACGACAATGTCTGGTACGTGAGTGTTACAGGAAGAAATGACTGGACGTCTACGCTACACCCTGATAACAACAGCTACTTCTATCCGTCAATTAGTACTTCACTAGTCTTATCAGATTTAATCAACAAAGGTGACGGCCATATGCCCTCTTGGTTCAATTTCGCTAAAATTAGAGCTTCCTATGCCGAAACTGGCCGTGATATGGATCCTTATCAATTGTATAACACCTATAGCATAGGTAACGACCCAAACAACAATACTACAGCTTCTAAACGTTCAACATTATATGATGCTGGCGTCGTGAATGAGTTGCTAAAAAGTATAGAGCTAGGTTTTGACACACGCTTCTTAGACAATAGAATTGGTTTAGATTTCACTTATTACAAAAATAACTCTACCAATCAATTGATAAACATCCCTATGAATAATCTTTCTGGATACGGTGGTTTTAGAGCAAATGCAGGTAATATTTTAAATGAAGGTCTAGAACTCGTCCTTAGCGCCGATATCCTTAGAAACCCCAATGGTCTAAGATGGAATATGAATGCCAACATATCTAAAAACATCAACAAAATAATTGAATTTCACAAAGATGTGAAACAAAGCAAATTAGGTGGGATTGAAAATGTCGGTGTATTCGCAGAAGAAGGTAAATACTACGGTGCAATTTATGGAAGTAAATTTTTAAGAGTCGAGGATGAGGCAAGTCCACATTTCGGAAAGATGATCTTAATGAACACAGGTCTTCCCCAAAAAGCAGTAGGAATTCATCACTTAGGTGACCAAACAGCAAAAGCTCTAGTTGGACTTACGAATTCATTTGGGTATAAGAATTTTGGTCTGAGTTTCCAAATAGATGGTCGCTTTGGTGGAAAATTCTTCTCAGGAACTCAACGAGCACTCCAATTATCTGGATCTTCGAAAGAAACCGTTGTTAATGGTGCCCGCGAAAAATTCGTTGTAGACGGTGTAATCTTGAAAGATGGAAACTATTCAAAAAGTGAGGTCGCTGTTAATCCAGAAGATTATTGGAATGCAGTAGCAGGTCCTGACAATCTAGGTATCACCGAACAAAATTTGTACAATGCTACAAATGTCCGAATCCGAAATGCGCAAATCAGCTATTCGATTCCATCCAAATCGCTTAAATCCTCTATGGTTAAAAGCGCTAAATTTGGGCTTTCTGTGAACAATTTGGCCATGCTAAAAAGTTATGGAAATGGCGTAGACCCTGAGTCAACATTTGCGCTAAGCTCAAATGCAGTTGGTTTTGAATACCTTTCATTCCCAACCTCCAGATCTTATTTCTTAAATATTTCTTTAGGATTTTAA
- the pnp gene encoding polyribonucleotide nucleotidyltransferase, which yields MSYNEIKTTIDMGNGTQIELSTGKLAKQADGSVVLKQGNTMLLATVVSAREAKPGTDFLPLSVDYQEKYAATGRIPGGFLRREARLSDYEVLISRLVDRALRPLFPENYHADTQVAISLISADKDIMPDALAGLAASAAIAVSDIPFNGPISEVRVAKIDGQLVINPKLSELERATLEFIVAGSAQDIGMVEGEAKEISEEEMVEAIAFAHEAIKKQVAAQVELANLVGKHVKREFNHEPTNPELREAIFAATYDQVYEVAKSGSTKGERGEKFATIGAAFYETLGEEVDDETKFLFKKYYHDVQYDAVRNLVLDEGIRLDGRNARTVRPIWSEVDYLPAAHGSAVFTRGETQSLTSVTLGAKDDEQMIDGAFINGYNKFILHYNFPAFSTGEVRPNRGPGRREVGHGNLAMRSLKQVLPAEAENPYTIRIVSDILESNGSSSMATVCAGTLALLDAGIKLKAPVSGIAMGLISDEKTGKYAILSDILGDEDHLGDMDFKVTGTAKGIVACQMDLKINGLKWEVLTQALDQAKEARLHILGEMAKTITAPREDYKPHAPRIVQLIIDKEFIGAVIGPGGKIIQEMQRETGATISIEEVDNKGIVQVFADNKAAIDDATSRIKAIAAKPEVGATYEGKVKSIMPFGAFVEIMPGKDGLLHISEIDWKRFETMDGIFKEGDEVTVKLLEVDKQGKMKLSRKALLPRPPREDKPKQEEKPADQAPQA from the coding sequence ATGAGTTATAACGAAATCAAAACAACCATCGATATGGGTAATGGCACCCAAATCGAACTTTCTACTGGAAAGCTAGCTAAACAGGCTGACGGATCAGTAGTGCTGAAACAAGGTAATACCATGTTATTGGCGACAGTCGTTTCTGCTAGGGAAGCGAAGCCAGGAACAGATTTTTTGCCTTTATCAGTAGACTATCAAGAAAAATACGCGGCTACAGGTCGTATCCCAGGGGGATTTTTACGTCGTGAGGCGAGATTGTCAGACTACGAAGTATTAATCTCTCGTTTAGTGGATAGAGCTTTACGTCCATTATTCCCAGAAAACTATCACGCAGATACACAAGTGGCGATCAGTTTGATCTCGGCTGATAAAGATATTATGCCTGATGCACTTGCGGGCCTGGCAGCTTCTGCAGCTATCGCCGTTTCTGATATTCCTTTCAATGGTCCTATTTCTGAAGTGCGTGTTGCTAAGATTGACGGACAATTGGTCATCAACCCTAAATTGTCTGAATTGGAACGTGCAACCTTGGAGTTTATCGTAGCTGGATCTGCTCAAGATATCGGTATGGTGGAAGGGGAAGCAAAGGAGATTTCAGAAGAGGAGATGGTAGAAGCGATTGCTTTTGCACATGAGGCTATCAAAAAACAAGTGGCTGCTCAAGTAGAGTTGGCAAACTTGGTCGGTAAGCACGTAAAACGTGAATTTAACCATGAGCCGACAAACCCTGAATTGCGTGAGGCAATCTTTGCGGCTACATATGATCAAGTATATGAAGTGGCTAAGTCAGGCTCAACAAAGGGTGAAAGAGGAGAGAAGTTTGCTACTATTGGTGCAGCGTTCTACGAAACACTTGGTGAAGAAGTAGACGATGAGACTAAATTTTTATTTAAAAAATACTATCACGATGTACAGTATGATGCGGTTCGTAACCTTGTATTGGATGAAGGAATTCGTCTAGACGGTCGTAATGCGCGTACTGTACGCCCTATATGGTCAGAAGTAGATTATCTTCCTGCAGCACATGGATCGGCTGTCTTCACCCGCGGTGAAACACAGTCGTTGACTTCTGTGACTTTGGGAGCAAAAGATGATGAACAGATGATTGATGGTGCATTCATCAACGGATACAATAAATTTATCCTTCACTATAATTTCCCAGCATTCTCTACGGGAGAGGTGAGACCAAATAGAGGCCCTGGTCGTCGCGAGGTTGGTCACGGTAACTTGGCTATGCGTTCATTGAAACAAGTATTGCCTGCTGAAGCTGAAAACCCTTATACTATTCGTATTGTTTCCGATATCCTAGAATCGAATGGTTCTTCTTCTATGGCGACAGTATGTGCGGGTACATTGGCCCTATTGGATGCTGGTATTAAATTGAAAGCTCCAGTGTCAGGTATTGCAATGGGATTGATCTCTGATGAAAAAACAGGGAAATATGCCATCTTATCGGATATCTTAGGTGACGAAGATCACTTAGGCGATATGGACTTTAAAGTAACAGGTACTGCTAAGGGTATCGTTGCATGTCAGATGGATTTGAAAATCAATGGTTTGAAATGGGAGGTGCTGACTCAAGCGTTGGATCAAGCTAAAGAAGCTCGTCTTCACATCTTAGGTGAAATGGCGAAAACTATTACTGCACCGCGTGAAGATTACAAACCACATGCTCCTCGCATTGTCCAATTGATCATCGATAAAGAATTTATTGGTGCTGTAATCGGCCCAGGTGGTAAAATCATTCAAGAAATGCAACGCGAAACTGGCGCGACCATCTCTATCGAAGAAGTGGATAACAAAGGTATCGTCCAAGTATTTGCTGACAATAAAGCAGCAATCGACGATGCTACTTCACGTATTAAAGCTATCGCAGCGAAACCGGAGGTAGGAGCAACTTATGAAGGTAAAGTGAAATCAATCATGCCGTTTGGCGCTTTCGTTGAAATCATGCCAGGTAAAGATGGTTTGCTACATATTTCCGAAATCGACTGGAAGCGTTTTGAAACCATGGATGGAATCTTCAAAGAAGGCGATGAGGTGACGGTTAAACTTTTGGAAGTTGACAAACAAGGTAAAATGAAGCTTTCTAGAAAAGCATTGTTGCCACGTCCTCCAAGAGAAGATAAACCTAAGCAAGAAGAGAAACCTGCCGATCAGGCTCCTCAAGCATAG